The genomic interval GCAATCGCCACCAAGGCAAGGGGGCTATGATTGCCATAGCCGCAGTTAAAGCCCTTTAAAATCATTGAACATGATACCAATACCGATATTGGTGCTCTTGTGATTATAGTCTTGGATGTTTTCACCATAACCATGAAATAGTTGTAAAATCGCTTTCATACCGCCTGTCAATGGATAGGCGTAGTCTAATTGTATAGCGCCTTTATTGCTACTCGGGTTATAACGTATCACACCGCCAACTGTGCTTTGGTCATTGAGCGGATACAACCAACGCACATCGCCATAGCCCATGTAGTCTCCGATGTCTGGGTTATCCGAGTCTTTACTGTTCTCATTTGCGATTAGCCACAGTCTTGGAATCACGGTGAGTTTGCCCCACTCTGTTCCTGCCATCGCATAGATACGATTCCAAGAACGTGATAACGGGTCTGACTGTCCATTTGATTCATGCACTAGACCCGCGCCCAACAATCTTAATGACCCATTCCCAGGCAGATTACCCTTAATAGGCTGTGTCAAAAATATCTCTGGTTGGTAATCTGAGCTGCGAAAAGGTCTTGAATACTTACCATTGTACACTTGCCAATAAGACTGCTGGGTATAGCCAAGCCACACATCGGCATTGGTATCAAACACATCTTGGGCAAGCTTAGTCTTCATTGAAATTTGCAGCTTGCTATCAAGATGTTGTAGTTCATCCTTAGTCAATGAAGGAGAAACGTGGGTGGGTGAATTGATGTCATAGTTTGGCGTCGCGTTGTACCAAAGCGGCATGACATACATGGGCAAATGCGGACGTATCGTCAGTATTCCTTTGGGATCATTTTTATCCAAGTCATATAACACACTCAGTGGCGTATATTTTTCCACATCCGCTGCAGTCACCCCCACTTGTTTTAAGATGGTTTTGTCAAGCTTGTTGGGTACCAAATGATCCAGTTTTTTTTGCTCGTTTTTAGTGGGGGTCGTGACAGTTGTCGTTTGATCCACGGCTAACACGGGCACTGCTTTACCTTCTTTGATACTCACTTTCAAGGTTTTGGCAATATCAAGGGGCGCCTTGGCTTCGGGTTCGATTTTACCAACGCTTATCTTGTCAAAACAAGCTAGACGCGCGACATTGTCAGTGATTTTTGAACAGGTTAGCAGCATTTGCTCGTCGACAGGAATAACGGTTGTTTTTATTAAAGTTTTTGTTGAATCTTGTGTTGAGGGTTTTGTTGAAGCTTTTGTTGAAGCTTTTGTTGAAGCTTTTGTTGAAGCTTTTGTTGAAGTTTTTGCGTGCGTAGTTGCTGTAACTGTTAGTGTGGCTAGTATAGCAAGCGATAAAGCGGTACGGTAAAGCGTAAGTTGTGACATAGGTTGACCTTCTTACAAAAATATCGTTCATGGTAGCAAAAATTGATGAAAAATAGTTAACAAATGCATAATAATTTTTAACAGTAAGGTAAAGTTTTCATCAACTATTGGCTCATCAATTATTGGTATTTCTATTGGTGCCTGTATTGGCAATTCTATTGGTACTGTTGGCCTTTATACTCAAGCCAACCGTCTTGATGACGGCTAGCGGGATCGCGGTGTGTCCAATGTACAACGCCACCTTTGTCGTTATAAATATATTCACCATAAAAACGAATGGGGTTTTTGATTTCGATACCCTCGATGCGCGGTGCCAAATCAATATTATGGGCAATTAACACCGTGATGTTTGGATAGTTATCAATTTTGACCAAAAATTTTTGATGGCGGCTACCCTCATTATCGTCTTTTAGCACTTTAATCACCGTACCACACCCTAATACCTGTCGTTTAATGCTGGGATTTTTGGCTTGATAGAGTTGATTAATTACGGCGTTGTTGCATTGAAGATTTGTTGCCTGACGTTTTTTGTCAGTATAACTATTTTTAGCCGTCTGTTGATTGGAATTTGAGCCTGCTAACGGTGAATTGGGGCTTGCTAGCTGGCTATTTCCGCTTTGAATTTGGCTTTTATTTTGGCTTGGCTGTTGGTCGGCATTGCCTTCATAGGAACAGCCAGTGACAAAAATTAGCACCCCTAAAGTTAACGGGATGGCTATAGACTTTGCTAAGTGATAGTTCAATTTTTTTTAACCTTAATGATTGGATGAGTCGGTGAATCATTTGACTAAGTTTTATTTGACGGAGTTTTCTTTAATTAAGTTTAATTGGACTTAATTTAATTGGGACAAAAGTTGCTCAAAATCAGCGCGTTTGACCTCACCGTTTTGTCTCGCTACCAGTTGACCGTTTTGGTAATACAACAGCACAGGCGGACCGAACACGGCTAATTTTTTATAGATTGCTTGGCTATCCGGCGTATTGTCAGTCACATCGAGTTTGACAACCTGCCAGCTGGCTAAACGTTGCGGCGGGTTGGCAAAAAGTGTTTTATCCATGATACGACATTCAATGCACCACTCTGCAGTCACATCGACGACTAGCTTTGGATATTGCGTAAGCAAGGGTTCAAGCTGTGAAAGTTTGGTGATTGTCATC from Moraxella osloensis carries:
- a CDS encoding phospholipase A; this translates as MLLTCSKITDNVARLACFDKISVGKIEPEAKAPLDIAKTLKVSIKEGKAVPVLAVDQTTTVTTPTKNEQKKLDHLVPNKLDKTILKQVGVTAADVEKYTPLSVLYDLDKNDPKGILTIRPHLPMYVMPLWYNATPNYDINSPTHVSPSLTKDELQHLDSKLQISMKTKLAQDVFDTNADVWLGYTQQSYWQVYNGKYSRPFRSSDYQPEIFLTQPIKGNLPGNGSLRLLGAGLVHESNGQSDPLSRSWNRIYAMAGTEWGKLTVIPRLWLIANENSKDSDNPDIGDYMGYGDVRWLYPLNDQSTVGGVIRYNPSSNKGAIQLDYAYPLTGGMKAILQLFHGYGENIQDYNHKSTNIGIGIMFNDFKGL
- a CDS encoding DUF3465 domain-containing protein — protein: MNYHLAKSIAIPLTLGVLIFVTGCSYEGNADQQPSQNKSQIQSGNSQLASPNSPLAGSNSNQQTAKNSYTDKKRQATNLQCNNAVINQLYQAKNPSIKRQVLGCGTVIKVLKDDNEGSRHQKFLVKIDNYPNITVLIAHNIDLAPRIEGIEIKNPIRFYGEYIYNDKGGVVHWTHRDPASRHQDGWLEYKGQQYQ